TGAAATGACAGAGCCGTGTTGCGCCTGGATGTATTGCACTGCGATGGCAAATCCGGGAAACGATGCCGCGTGTTTCGGCGGCCAGCCAGCAGTCTCGATATAGGCGAACTCGTGACTCCAGAAGAACTCCCAACAGAGGAAAAGCTTGGGCCAAGTTGCTATCGAATGGAAGGAAGCTTAGGTAGCGACTCTGATTTTCTCCCAAATAAAACTTTAGCTTTGCAAGTTGGAACTTCAAGTCTTCCTTGACATCTCATCACTCTTAAACGCCACCAAACTCCAACACATGTGAGGTGACCTCCAATTGCCAAGCGAGAGAGGAGAGCCAGGatcttatcttatcggcAACACACCTCTTTCGAGTGTACTTTCCCACACAGCAATAAATCCCAGCAATTACAAGTACCACGCTACTCTCAAAGCCGCTTAGCGTCGCATCCACCCTGCCAAAGCGGATCCACCGAAAAGTTCAGGAACTGCCCGTTTTGAAAACAACCAGAAAGCTACCACCTGCTGCGCAAgacaaccaccccatcacTGGCAAAAGGCAGGACTGTTTGCGACATCGACAGCAGGATGGAGTCATCACAAGATTACAACTCTCTCCGAGAGGCCATCCAACccgccctcatcaccgtcacTCGATCAGCCGGTGTCGTCGCAAACGAGGATCTCCAATTCCAGCGCACCGTCCGCCCATCCGTCGGCgacaagctcgacaagaCCGCCGATCGCATGCTGGGCTTGGTCAACGGGTTGCTCAAGTCTTCCTCCAAGGTGACGGGACAGTCGACGACCAAGCTGGAGGATATCGACGATATCGAGATCAAGTGGAGAGGCATCGTCGACGTGATCGATTCGTTCCTTGAGAAGGCCGACACCTGCCTTGACGAGTATACCGGTTTGATCAAGAGAAAGAATGCGCCCACTGTCGAAGaagtatgttttttttttggttctaTACATGTTTTACCGTGTCACTCTAACCTCCTTCACAGGGCCGCGACCCCAAGCGATCGAAATCGACGGCGCCGCTCGACTGGTCACTCAAGCGCGCCAACATTGTCAAGCCCCAGAATGGGttcgagaagaagcccaaTAACTTTGACAAGGGGCCGTGGAAGCCCATCTTGACGAAGAAGCCACATGCGATTGTTCCGTTGGAGCAGTCTTTCAACACCATTCTTAATGAAGAGCACACTACCCAGTATGAACCCCCGTCCCTTTTCAAGAATTCCCTAGTTTCTCCAGTACCCCCAGTGGATAGTTCTGTCCAAGAAAAGGAAGCCGACCAAGAAGAACCGCGTCTGGCCATCCAACCCAGAAGCCGAAAGGCTGTGGGAAACTGGCGCTGGAGACAGAAGATGCGGGACAAAACATATCAGCAAGCTGTGACGGCGTCTGTGGAGGTTTCCAGAGAAAACTCCCGAAGGGGTTCCTGAGGACCCTTCGGAGGAGATTTTGAAGGATTCCCTAATGTGGATTCCCATGGGAACCCCCTGGAGCTTCTTACGGAATCGCCAAAGGAGGTCCCCAGGGATGTCTCTGAGGAAGCTCCCGGCAACACTCTTCAACAGGCTTCTAAAAAGGCTCCAAGGGATTTTTCCGCTCACAGTTCTGGACTTGGTCCCCTCGAGCATTTTGTCCAATTATGTCTCTGTAATTTTtcccaaaaaagaaaactaaCAGACCCCTCAGATACCAGAATCCTTACCAGCCCGAAATTGAAGCGATGAAATACCCCAGCCATGTGTTCGAGTCAAGAGAGCCGATCAAGTACCTCGACGTCGAGAGCACCAAGCCGATTTGGGTGGACACGTGGGAGGGAGCGCTGGAGATggtcgaggagctgaagaaggcgagggagattgCGATTGATTTGGAGCATCACGACTTTCGGACTTATACGGGTCTGTTGTCGCTCATGCAGATCAGCACGAGGGAGAAGGATTGGATTGTGGACACTTTGGTGCCGTGGAGGCACAGGTTGGAGGTGCTGAATGAGGTTTTTGCTGACCCGGGGATTGTGAAGGTTTTTCATGGGGCGTTTATGGATGTGGTGTGGCTGCAGAGGGACTTGGGGGTGTAcgtggtggggttgtttgaCACGCATCATGCGTCGACTGTGTTGGGGTatgggggggggagtttggCGTTTTTGCTGAAGAAGTTTGTGGGGTTTGAGGCGGATAAGAGGTGGCAGCTGGCTGATTGGAGGATTAGGTGAGtacatggtggtgatgatgatgggtttgaaGAAAGGTGAAAAGCTAATGATGACGTTGCAAAGGCCGTTGCCGGCGGAGATGCTGTATTATGCCCGGGCTGATACGCATTACTTGCTTTATGTCTACGACATGATCCGGAATGATCTTGCTGCCGCGGCGCACACTGTCCATCCGGATGGGAAGCCGATTGAGCGGGTGATtgccaagtccaagaagactGCTTTGTCTAGGTACGAGAACCCTGCTTTTGACGAGGAGACTGGGCTGGGGGATCGGGGGTGGTATAACTACCTTGCGAGGTCGAGTTATGTCTACaacaaggaggagtttgcgGTTTTTAGGGCGTTGTGGAACTGGAGGGATAAGACGGCaagggaagaggacgagaGCACGGGGTTTGTGATGAAGGAGCATGTTATGGCGGAGATTGTGAGGATTATGCCTAGCGACAAGAAGGCGCTTTGGAGCTTGCTGGATGGGCACGCGAGGAATTTGAAGGGGAGGCTGGACGAgttgtttggggttgtgcaggaggggagggagaaggggctTGCCGGGGGGGTGAGTTTGTTGCAGTTTCTTAGTGGGGGGAGTGGTTTCGCGCAGGCGCAGATTGTGCCCATGGtgcagaaggaggaggcggtggataTTAAGGAGTTGAGGAGTGAGAAGTCGCAGTTGTGGGGGAATGTGCCGTTGAGTTCGGCTTGGGAGGataagggggggaagaaggagggtgaggatgatgaggtgcTGGAGCTTCCTCTTTACTATAGCGCTGcgcaagaggaggaggaggttgggggtggtgatgtggaggagagggttcCAGTGCTCAAATCTGCTGCTGAGGTTTATGgtcaggaggagcaggagcaggagaatcAGGAGTTTACACTCAAGACGGGGAGAAAGCGCAAGGCGAGCGAGGCGGATATGTACTCTGGTCCGGAGGAGCaagtggaggatgaggaagatgttgaggaggatgtggaaaTGGAGGATGTCACCACCCCTGCAGATGGTGAACAAGAAGATGactcggaagaggaggatgtcgaggcggcgaagaagactgctaagcaggagaagaaacTCAGAAGGAAGGCTGCTAAGAAGGCTAAGCGGGAGGCGGCTGCACAGGAGCAGgctgaagagggggatgaaaAGGAAGCGGaagtggatgaggaggcgaggagggaggcgaagaGGGCCGAGCGGAAGGCTAGGAAGGCTGCTAAGAGGGCTGCCAAGGCACAGGAGCAacagcaggaggaagaggaggaggaggaggaggaggcgtttGATTACAGCAAGGCTGCTTCTGTGCTCAAGGCTGACGGGGGGGCGAGGTCGGAGTTTGATGacaagaggaaggggaagaagggcaagaaggagaaggtctTTGATCCGTATGCTGCGAAGACGGGGTCGGAtttgaagggggtgaggaataGGAATTAtgagagggcggggaggtCGGCTACTTTTAGGAAGTGAGAGAGTGTGAGGGTGGGTGAATGGGTTTGCATTGATGAGGGAGTAGTGTTTGGGAGTATTACTGTGTGGGAGTAGACTATAGCATTGCATCAGATACTTCATTAGAAACCGGTGTCGAGAATTGAAGTTGAGTTTTGTCATTTTTGCGAGGTTTACATGGAATATGAAGCATTTGGATTTGGTTTGTGTATTCTGTGACTGTGGAACTTGTGGTGGGTTGGCATTGTGAGGGGACACCGTAGAGTACATCCGCCAAATGAGAATGTAGACACCACTTGTCATGATACACTTCAACGCCAGTATGTGTCAAGAACGGATCAAATCGTGTCATGTAATCTCTCCCATCTCGCATCACTCACTGTCTTTTTAACGCCCGTGGCCCAGTGAGGATAGCGACGATAAGGGGCCCCCTTTTTACCAATGCACCAtctttcctcccccatcgcGTCTAACCAGCGGCATCGAGCGGGAAGCCGATCTTGTGGTCTTTCCACCGATCTGACTGACACACCTTTATCCCTTGGGATACAAACCGAAAAAGACAGCTGGCCCGAGTAAATATAGCGTGGCTGTTCCCGTCatggttttgttttgtgacCGGAGTCAGTCAACCTAATACAGgaagggtaggtaggtaggttgtTATGTTGTTATACACCTCTAACACTGTGAGGAATTTCAAACTGATGAGTGAGACAAACCTATCTTGGAAACTCTAGGAGGCTTTTCGGTGGGCATGGCGAGATTGTCCCTTGGCTGCCAGCGGAGGTTTTGCGGGAAGTCTTGGGAGCGGGCTTGGTAAGCCCCCCTTTGGAACGGAATTTATGCACGGCTGTTTTGTGGTTTTCGTATGTAAAGGTAGGTAGACAAGTAATATCACATGCGGAAATTTGGGAccaaaaccctcccccccaaaaaaacacacaaaaaaaaaacaagaaaagtTGGTACATGATTCTTTCAGGACGAGAAGGATCGTGATGAGCGAGAACGCAGCCTGGTTGGTCAAAACCCGCCTCAATCCCAATCTTGTGGCGTCTTCTGTCAAGTTTTGATATTTCAATCTGACCAGGTAGAGAGGAGCTTTTCGGAAATAGAGTTCTATCGAGCTTCTCCCAGATAGGCCCATCATCCATAGAACTTCGGACAGATGACTCTCATTCGTCCGGAAATCTGCCCACGCTCACCTTACCCAGtggcctttttttttgttaaaCCTCCTTGGTTTCACTTGAAGGTAGGGCATTCAGCCCGCATGACTGGAAGTGAGCTGATGTGCCGACGTAGCTTCCTTGCTTGAGTATCAACGGAAGCGGAggtagaggaggggggaagcaCGGGATAAGGGTCCCCAAAACCACTTCCCACACTCCCCTTTCTATCACGATCCCTCATACAATACTCCGATGGGCGTCCAAAGAGTGAACCACGTGGCGGGCTCCGTTTCTTGCCGCAAGACCCTGATGACCCATACGATATCACGATGCAGGGACCTGTGGGCTCTCGCTTGTGAAGGTTTTGGTCATCGCGGTAGCGGGTTAGGCATCGTTCGCCGTGAGCTAGCTCGGTTTTGTCCCGTATCTTCACGCTAGGTAGCGAGGAGAGAGGAGCTTGGAAACCTAACGGGAATGGGAACCGGGTTGGGTTTTGTACGAGGCTTCTTGTGTGATTGgaggccgagagggaggtggtgattttgTTCAAGGTTGATATTGGAGATGGCGACAGGGTACAGTTGCTAGAAAGCCCGCATGCTGGGCTACTGGAGAATGGCGAAGGAGAGGAGCCGGAAAGATGGCCGGGTTGAATCTGTCAGTTGTCATAGTTCCGTCTCACAGCAGCCACACGGCAGGTGCAAACGCCCCATCTTCTTCGAGCATGGTATGATGGTTGACAAGTCCGACATGATCCGATTCGGTCGATGCAGGTTGGTAGTGACTGCAGGTAGACATCGACGATGTCTTCCTGGCCAGCTGTTTTAGTGTAACAGTTCCCTTTGGCGGCACAGGAAGCTTATGGGTTGAGGGTCACGAAGGCCTAGAATTGAGATTTCACTCGAAAACCGTTTCCGGGAGCAAAATGTTCCGTGGTttgcggtggttgtgggCTGGCGGCCGCAGACATCAGTTGTATCGCCACCGGTGGCACGATCTGAGGAGAATAATACGTAGGGCTGATCACGAAGCTCTTGAAGTGCTTCAAAAGGGCTTGTCGACGTTTTACCATGATGGATTAGATAGTGGCGCTCGTGTTTCCGCTGATCTTCAGGGAACAATGGCGTTGTGGATGGCAAAAGGAAGCCGCTAGCTCGGCCCGGACCGGTCGACTTTCGGTAGGGTATACGCAGCAATCCACGGGTGTGTTTGGAGAGAATGAGAAACTGTCAAATCGCGAGATGAAGCGCCCTATCACTCACATAGTGACATATTCCTGGATCGGAAAAGCGTACCAGATCTCGTTCGTCAATGAAAGATTCCGAGCTGCCCTGATCCCCATTCAGGGTCCAAGTGATCGACAGAAGGTGCGACATTGAGACCCCAATTGAGACCCGGGGAGGCGGACAGCTGCTGCGAGCTCGAGTTGTCATTGGAGGCCACTATTAGGCCCGCAATTCCCCAACGCCTCGAGCGATATTTTCGAAGCCCATCTCGGTTGTGTCTTTTTGGGGACAGGGAAACCACTGTTATTACCAAAGATTAAACACAGAAAAAGGCGCACAGAGGAGTTGTCGGTTCACTGCAAAGATCACGATCTTGACTCTTTATGTCTCCACAGAGTGTGACAACAGAGCAGAACAGAGCAGCGGCAGTTGCATTACGGCCACTAGCGCAGAAACACTAACCGTCACAATTGACGTCATAATTAGTGGTCAATCCATTATGATATCCCTGCCGCGAACAGAGACCAGCATGGAGGACCCTGCAGCGTGTTCGCGGGGTAACATGTCAGCATGTgcaaggtggtgaggtgacTGGTGGCCGGAGCAGCACTGGTCGGACCTCTGGACCATTCTCCGGGCCTGTCAGGGCGCGTTGTTCACAGCCCGCCTCAGTCTCCCTGTCCAGAGAACATACGGGCAGAATTGCCATTTATTGACGTCTGGGGTGACAACCTCAGGACCTGGTGTAGCCGTTGTCTTGCTTGTGCCCGGCGATGGAGCGGAAAAGCTCGTGACAGACTTATGACTGGCGCCGCAATCGAAGGTTCCTGAAAGGGTCCTCAAACATGGGCCTCACATACGACCCTGACCCCCGCGAGAGTCGTCCAAACATGGATGCGTGCTGTTTATGCATCACCTGGCGTGTGCTGTGAGGCACGGAGGGTTCACTCTACGGGCCGATGACAGGGCAAAAACAAGATCTCGAGAAACCGCCTGCCTGTGCAGCAGTCCCCACCGAATAGCCACACAGCGCAGTTGCAGTCCGCTTCCCCGTGAAGTTCGGCGAAATTATGACGACTGGATTGTGTAGTGTATGTAGGGTAGGACACAGCAGTGTattgttgatgtttttttttaatgcAGTCGAGAGATGAACCGATCCGAACAGCGGACCGAGAGTCGTTGATTGATACCTGTCGGATAGTACACAGACGCTAGAAGACCGAAAGATGAAGCTTCGTCGAGAAACGTCGTGGGCTGACCTCATAACCGATGAAGCTTTTGGGCCAGTAGGAAAGCGGAGTTACATTCTCATCGAAGACAATCGAACAATTTTTGCTGAATGACCCCGCGGTGTGTCTCGAGCGGGCCAAGTCACGCAGTAGTGTGGTAGCAGAAAGACATGGTGGCCAACGGTGTGCTGTGTCGAGAATCAGCATAGAAGAGGCAGTAGAAGTCcaaacaaaaataaaaaatgtAGTGAAGAAGCACAGAAAAAGGAATGCATCCGGAGGTAGTTCTCCTTTGCTTTCCAGGTGGGATTGAGCTGCTTTTGAGCTTTTGGGGTGAGGGCCAGCGCGATGGGACAAGTCGTTTTGTTTCGGGCAACTTATTTCCTTGGTCGAGGGCCAATGACCAATCAGAGGCGGTCCAGCCAGGACCCTGAGGAGGCCTAGACCGATCACCCTCGATCCCCTTACCTGTGCTCTTTGAGCGCGGATCGGGGCAATTCGTGTTGCATCTGTGAAGCGGTGCCAGCATCAAAAAGCGAGAGGAAAATAACCAGAGAAACAATGACCGCAGCCCACCATGGACCCTGGACCCCCATCGAGATGCGCGCAGCCTCCTTTCCTTGGCCATCTTCAGAGAGCCGTCGCCTGAGGAGCCTGCCATTGGGGTGTTAACTCACTGGTCCCTCCCCCTACTTCCCCATCCAAAGCCCTCTGGCTTCATTTGAATCCTGCCTTGGTTGTTCCCCCTGcacacctcacctcacacGCCCTCAACGCAACCACAGggccacacacacacacacacacaacaatACACCACATCAAACAATAGAGACAGACATCgccagcttcaacaacacacaaGAACACCACCCGACCCTAAGGGTATCAAGGTATGTGGAGACGTTTTCCCTATATTGTATCTAAGTCTAGAAGTGTGCTTTTCTCAGCCTTGCCATGGTGGGCCAGCGTTGTTGCTTTCCCACCGGGCATTCCACCACCCTGCTTTTTTGTCAGTCCAGTCGTTCCGAGCGctcaaaaagaagaagacaccACTCTGTCCAAAGCGCGCGCGCCCGCTGCACCACACATCTTGGCTTTCCACCGgtcttcttccctttcctcGCCAATTTTACCATTTGCAGCAATTCACTCCTGGGGCAGCGGTTTTTGGAAAAGCAGTGTCGAATCCAGAGCGTTCGATCGACACCATGACAGCCGGagctccctcctcgtccacccGCCTGTTCAGCGAGTTTCGCCACAGCCCCCCCTGTCTGCATAGTGTTCGAAGttccagcatcagcagctaGCTCTGCGCAACGTTTCTGATGAGACTTATTAAATAGGCCCTTTTTTCGCAATTGCCTCTTGTCTGCCACGGCTCTACAGCCACGCACACTCTTGTCTCTTGAGAGCTGGGTGTGCACCACAACCGTAACCGACCGCACCGTTGCACGCGACCGAACCCTCGGGACGGCGCGGACTGTTGCGGGGCGCGCCGGTAGACCAAGTCGCCGTCAAgcttcaaaaaaaaaaaaaggtcgAGCATGTAACGGCCCCCCATGGCGGACGACACAAGTCACCAAGTCACAACTGATTTAGGTCACCCTTTGCCGCGGCGATCCACGCCCGAGAAGTCGGTGAccctctaccaccaccgactGGCCCACGAGGCCAGCAAGAGATTTGAAAATGAAAAGCAACAgtccaccctcacctcacacCCACAGCCGCAAATTCATGCGCACCCACAGGCCACAGCGTCGCCCAGGAGGGATTCTTCCGGAGAGAGCAATGAAACTGATCCCAAGACCTGGTTCGATcgctccaacaacaacccagtCGGTCATTATGATGCCTCGATGGACGTCGACCCACCGTTTTTCCAAAAGGAAACCGACTCTTCCAACGAGGGGCGAGACGGAGGTGGTGTCATTCCAGATGCCCCCTACCCGTTCGAGGGCGGCCTTCGCCAAACTGTCAcccacagcagcagtgcCGACGACTACCGCAGTGTCATTGACGACTTGACCATCGAGAACAAGCGGTTAAAGGAGGAACTGAAGCGGTATAAGCAGTATGGCCCGCCCATGATgcagaaggagaagctgtTTGAGATCAAGATTCACGGACTACCGAGGCGGAAGAAGCGCGAGTTGGAGGCCACGCTGAGAGACTTTGCCGCCAGTCTTGAGGGGTCGAGTGATTCACCATCGTGGAGGAAATCGAGCcgacaagaaaagaagaacatgTATTCTTCTGGGG
The sequence above is a segment of the Podospora pseudoanserina strain CBS 124.78 chromosome 5, whole genome shotgun sequence genome. Coding sequences within it:
- the RRP6 gene encoding exosome nuclease subunit (EggNog:ENOG503NVCS; BUSCO:EOG0926158Y; COG:J), translating into MESSQDYNSLREAIQPALITVTRSAGVVANEDLQFQRTVRPSVGDKLDKTADRMLGLVNGLLKSSSKVTGQSTTKLEDIDDIEIKWRGIVDVIDSFLEKADTCLDEYTGLIKRKNAPTVEEGRDPKRSKSTAPLDWSLKRANIVKPQNGFEKKPNNFDKGPWKPILTKKPHAIVPLEQSFNTILNEEHTTQYQNPYQPEIEAMKYPSHVFESREPIKYLDVESTKPIWVDTWEGALEMVEELKKAREIAIDLEHHDFRTYTGLLSLMQISTREKDWIVDTLVPWRHRLEVLNEVFADPGIVKVFHGAFMDVVWLQRDLGVYVVGLFDTHHASTVLGYGGGSLAFLLKKFVGFEADKRWQLADWRIRPLPAEMLYYARADTHYLLYVYDMIRNDLAAAAHTVHPDGKPIERVIAKSKKTALSRYENPAFDEETGLGDRGWYNYLARSSYVYNKEEFAVFRALWNWRDKTAREEDESTGFVMKEHVMAEIVRIMPSDKKALWSLLDGHARNLKGRLDELFGVVQEGREKGLAGGVSLLQFLSGGSGFAQAQIVPMVQKEEAVDIKELRSEKSQLWGNVPLSSAWEDKGGKKEGEDDEVLELPLYYSAAQEEEEVGGGDVEERVPVLKSAAEVYGQEEQEQENQEFTLKTGRKRKASEADMYSGPEEQVEDEEDVEEDVEMEDVTTPADGEQEDDSEEEDVEAAKKTAKQEKKLRRKAAKKAKREAAAQEQAEEGDEKEAEVDEEARREAKRAERKARKAAKRAAKAQEQQQEEEEEEEEEAFDYSKAASVLKADGGARSEFDDKRKGKKGKKEKVFDPYAAKTGSDLKGVRNRNYERAGRSATFRK